One Roseimaritima multifibrata DNA window includes the following coding sequences:
- a CDS encoding DUF1501 domain-containing protein: MINLSRRKQLQSCCAGFGSLALYSLLAEESRAAMKGMPQGGTPLPHFPAKAKRVIFMFMKGGPSHMDTFDYKPQLQKDDGKPLPFDKPRVQFAPTGDLLGSPWKFKKYGQSGIAVSELFPNVAECVDDLCIINSMHGSNPAHGGASMKLHTGSDVFVRPSMGAWVSYGLGTENENLPGFITICPTLAHGGTQNWGSGFLPANFAGTPLGNASLSSEEARVKYVKNARLSLETQRMQLDLTQEFNREFLKTTGPDSTLDARIKSFELAFRMQTEMPAALDLSQETAKTQQQYGIDQEKTADFGRQCLMARRFVERGVRFVQVTHSNTEVQWDQHGGLKKGHEQNAAEVDKPIAGLLRDLKARGLLDETLVVWGGEFGRTPTCQGATRDGRDHNPEGFTMWMAGGGVKAGIQYGATDEYGYYATENKVHIHDMHATILHLMGLDHLRLTYRHAGRDFRLTDVAGKVVDGIIA, translated from the coding sequence ATGATTAATCTATCGCGTCGAAAGCAGCTGCAGTCTTGTTGTGCAGGGTTTGGTTCGTTAGCACTTTATAGTTTGCTGGCCGAAGAATCGCGCGCCGCCATGAAAGGAATGCCACAAGGGGGAACTCCGCTTCCGCATTTCCCTGCGAAAGCGAAACGGGTCATTTTCATGTTTATGAAAGGCGGCCCGTCGCACATGGACACATTTGACTACAAACCTCAACTGCAAAAGGATGACGGGAAACCGCTTCCGTTTGATAAGCCTCGTGTTCAGTTTGCACCGACAGGTGACCTGCTGGGGTCGCCTTGGAAATTTAAAAAATACGGGCAAAGTGGAATTGCCGTTAGCGAGCTGTTTCCAAATGTTGCGGAATGCGTAGACGACCTGTGTATTATCAATTCGATGCATGGTTCGAATCCAGCGCATGGCGGCGCGAGCATGAAATTGCATACCGGTAGTGACGTCTTTGTCAGGCCTAGTATGGGAGCTTGGGTGTCGTATGGTCTGGGGACCGAAAACGAAAACCTGCCTGGGTTCATTACCATCTGCCCAACTTTGGCACACGGTGGGACACAGAACTGGGGGTCGGGATTCCTGCCCGCTAACTTTGCAGGGACTCCCCTTGGAAACGCGAGTCTTTCGTCGGAAGAAGCAAGGGTCAAGTACGTCAAAAATGCAAGGCTCTCGCTTGAAACCCAGCGGATGCAATTGGATTTAACGCAAGAATTTAACCGCGAATTTTTGAAAACGACCGGCCCCGATTCAACATTGGACGCTCGCATCAAGAGCTTTGAATTGGCATTCCGAATGCAAACGGAAATGCCGGCGGCGCTGGACCTTTCTCAGGAAACGGCAAAGACCCAACAGCAGTACGGAATCGATCAGGAAAAGACCGCCGATTTTGGTCGCCAGTGCTTGATGGCTCGCCGGTTTGTGGAAAGAGGGGTTCGCTTTGTGCAGGTCACGCACAGCAATACCGAAGTTCAATGGGATCAGCACGGGGGATTAAAGAAGGGGCATGAACAGAATGCGGCCGAAGTCGACAAACCGATTGCAGGACTGCTGCGTGACTTAAAGGCTCGCGGCTTGCTAGATGAAACGCTGGTGGTCTGGGGCGGCGAATTCGGTAGGACGCCGACCTGTCAGGGGGCGACCCGCGATGGCCGTGACCACAACCCCGAAGGGTTTACGATGTGGATGGCTGGGGGAGGCGTCAAGGCGGGGATTCAGTACGGTGCGACCGATGAATACGGTTATTATGCGACCGAAAACAAAGTCCATATCCATGACATGCACGCAACCATTCTGCATCTGATGGGTTTGGATCATCTTCGTTTGACCTACCGACATGCGGGACGTGATTTCCGTCTGACCGACGTCGCCGGAAAGGTCGTTGACGGAATCATTGCTTAG
- a CDS encoding MFS transporter — translation MNYIDRGALSVAIPDIETEFSLSPTQKGLLLSVFFWTYALLQMPAGWVVDRYDVKWVYAIGYLIWTIATAMTGFVGGFTALIFARLLLGLGESAAYPAISRLIVENFPERQRGMVNSLIDAGTKIGPAFSILAGGLLVDRYGWRSLFVVLGVGGFFWLIPWIRYVPSRPHAAASDATDTKVKDRPSLLQVSLHRSVLGTSLGMFSLGYVWYFLLTWLPSYLIDVHQLNLKETAVSAALPFLAMAASSVFWGWAADRLIDRGRSPTFSRKLISLSGLTIAAVLLVATSQAQSSTACVALLTGACCALGMFTANVWAMTQTMGGPAAGSWTGIQNCIGNMGGVVSPLVAGWSVEQTGSYQTAFYVAAGVMLAGVLSYLFIVGPIKEIAWRKET, via the coding sequence GTGAACTACATCGATCGCGGCGCCCTCTCCGTGGCGATTCCCGATATCGAGACGGAGTTTTCTTTATCCCCGACTCAGAAGGGATTGTTGCTCTCGGTTTTCTTTTGGACGTATGCGCTCCTTCAGATGCCAGCGGGCTGGGTTGTCGACCGCTATGACGTCAAATGGGTTTATGCGATCGGGTATCTAATCTGGACCATCGCAACCGCGATGACCGGTTTTGTTGGCGGGTTCACTGCACTGATTTTCGCAAGACTGCTGCTAGGGCTTGGGGAAAGTGCCGCCTACCCCGCGATATCACGATTGATCGTCGAAAATTTCCCGGAACGGCAGCGTGGGATGGTCAATTCGCTGATCGATGCAGGAACCAAAATCGGGCCTGCTTTCAGTATCCTTGCCGGCGGCCTGCTGGTCGATCGTTATGGTTGGCGTTCGCTATTTGTTGTCTTGGGGGTCGGTGGCTTTTTCTGGTTGATCCCATGGATTCGGTACGTTCCTTCGCGCCCGCATGCGGCAGCTAGCGATGCGACGGATACAAAAGTCAAGGACCGTCCCTCTTTGCTGCAAGTCAGTTTGCATCGTTCTGTTTTGGGAACTTCACTGGGAATGTTCTCGCTCGGTTATGTGTGGTACTTCCTGTTGACATGGCTGCCCTCCTATCTGATTGACGTTCATCAATTGAATTTGAAGGAGACCGCCGTCTCTGCGGCACTTCCCTTCTTGGCAATGGCCGCTTCATCCGTTTTCTGGGGCTGGGCAGCGGACCGGTTGATCGACCGCGGTCGCTCGCCGACTTTTTCTCGTAAACTAATTTCCTTAAGCGGTTTGACGATCGCTGCGGTGTTGCTGGTGGCTACTTCGCAGGCACAATCTTCGACCGCGTGTGTGGCTCTGTTGACGGGAGCTTGTTGTGCACTTGGCATGTTCACTGCAAATGTTTGGGCGATGACCCAGACGATGGGTGGACCGGCTGCAGGGAGTTGGACGGGGATCCAAAACTGCATTGGTAACATGGGGGGCGTTGTTTCTCCTCTGGTTGCAGGGTGGTCTGTTGAGCAGACCGGGTCCTATCAAACGGCATTTTATGTTGCCGCTGGTGTCATGCTTGCCGGAGTCCTCTCCTATCTGTTTATTGTTGGACCGATCAAAGAAATTGCCTGGCGGAAAGAAACATGA
- a CDS encoding M20 family metallopeptidase, giving the protein MNVTAPSDESLLELLADLVRINSVNPNYEGGVTEAAMADFVEQYFQRIGVETWRQIVYPDRPNVIARIPGLDPSRRIVFEAHLDTVSTVGMTIPPWTPDIRDGKMYGRGACDTKGGMAAMMHALASLVHQGYTPACDVLFAATIDEEYSYRGVVALCDSLDPGPVDPIILETEVPPRNPLRAEAAIIAEPTGLEAVIASKGLVRWKIETRGKAAHSAKPHLGNNAIEQMAHVIRAIEADNLRLAKLAHPLLGPATCNIGVIRGGVQINFVPDRCEIEIDRRLLPGETREGVLAEYQQLLDRLAADHPAMDAVMHPPMLSDRPLETDVNSAAVKTLRQVLESLGHPAEPIGVPFCSDASKFGALGIPSMILGPGSIDQAHAAVEFIECEQVIACAEIYRQFVLQFK; this is encoded by the coding sequence ATGAATGTGACAGCCCCTAGTGATGAATCGCTGCTTGAACTGCTGGCTGATTTGGTCCGTATCAATAGTGTGAATCCCAATTACGAAGGGGGAGTCACCGAAGCGGCGATGGCGGACTTCGTCGAACAATATTTCCAGCGGATAGGCGTCGAAACCTGGCGTCAGATCGTCTACCCCGATCGTCCCAACGTGATTGCCAGGATCCCTGGATTGGATCCTTCCCGGCGGATCGTGTTCGAGGCCCATTTGGATACGGTTTCGACGGTCGGAATGACGATCCCACCTTGGACGCCAGATATCCGCGATGGAAAGATGTATGGGCGTGGTGCATGCGACACCAAGGGTGGGATGGCCGCCATGATGCACGCGTTGGCTTCACTGGTCCATCAAGGTTATACGCCAGCATGTGATGTCCTCTTCGCAGCGACGATCGACGAAGAGTACTCTTACCGCGGGGTGGTCGCTTTGTGCGATTCGCTAGACCCGGGGCCTGTCGATCCGATCATTCTTGAAACGGAAGTTCCGCCTCGGAACCCATTGCGGGCAGAAGCCGCCATCATTGCCGAACCAACCGGATTGGAAGCCGTGATCGCCAGCAAAGGTTTGGTTCGCTGGAAAATTGAAACGCGCGGTAAAGCGGCTCATTCGGCAAAACCGCATCTGGGGAACAATGCAATCGAACAGATGGCACATGTCATTCGAGCGATCGAAGCAGACAACCTCCGTTTAGCAAAACTGGCACATCCTCTACTTGGCCCTGCGACGTGTAATATCGGAGTCATTCGCGGAGGGGTTCAGATCAATTTCGTTCCTGACCGCTGTGAGATTGAAATCGATCGTCGCTTGCTGCCCGGAGAGACGCGGGAAGGCGTCTTGGCCGAATACCAACAACTGCTTGACCGACTGGCCGCCGATCACCCTGCGATGGATGCGGTCATGCACCCTCCGATGCTAAGCGATCGCCCGCTGGAAACCGACGTCAATTCTGCGGCCGTCAAAACGCTCAGGCAGGTCCTTGAATCGCTCGGCCATCCAGCGGAACCGATCGGAGTCCCATTTTGTAGTGACGCCAGTAAGTTTGGAGCCCTAGGGATTCCAAGTATGATCTTAGGACCGGGTAGCATTGACCAAGCCCACGCCGCGGTCGAGTTCATCGAATGCGAGCAAGTCATTGCATGTGCCGAAATTTATCGTCAATTTGTTCTTCAGTTCAAGTAA
- a CDS encoding amidohydrolase family protein, with product MNITRRTFVQGSVVGAAALANGIAVADQTAATKPAAGNWIDAHVHVWSPDTKKYPTSPEILKSDFQPASFTPQELFAECEPSGVNRIVLIQMSFYKYDHSYMFQAMRDNPGRFSAVALIDYQRPDLRPHVEKMLGKGVRGFRLHSHGDAGEWVTDPGMANLWKLATELDFAICPLINPNDIQHVDSLCQKYPTTKVVIDHFARIGVSGQIEKEPLRQLCRLSRFANTHVKTSAFYALGKKTAPYDDLIPMIKQVYDSYGPERLMWASDCPFQVADPHEYEASIALIRDRIDFLSEEDKQWMLKKTAEKMFF from the coding sequence ATGAATATCACTCGTCGAACATTTGTCCAAGGTTCGGTTGTCGGCGCCGCTGCCCTTGCCAACGGAATTGCAGTTGCCGATCAGACTGCCGCCACAAAACCCGCAGCAGGTAATTGGATCGATGCCCATGTGCATGTTTGGAGCCCTGATACGAAGAAGTATCCAACCAGTCCCGAGATCCTGAAATCGGATTTTCAGCCCGCTAGTTTTACTCCGCAAGAATTGTTTGCCGAATGTGAACCGTCGGGAGTCAACCGAATCGTTCTGATTCAGATGAGTTTCTATAAATACGATCACAGCTACATGTTCCAGGCGATGCGTGACAACCCAGGCCGGTTTTCGGCGGTTGCGTTGATCGATTATCAGCGGCCGGATCTGCGACCTCATGTCGAAAAAATGTTGGGAAAAGGAGTTCGCGGTTTTCGTTTGCATTCCCACGGTGACGCGGGAGAGTGGGTTACGGATCCTGGGATGGCGAACCTTTGGAAGTTAGCCACCGAGTTGGATTTTGCAATCTGTCCGTTGATCAATCCGAATGATATTCAGCATGTCGATTCGCTCTGCCAGAAATATCCAACAACCAAGGTCGTTATCGATCACTTTGCACGAATCGGTGTTAGCGGTCAAATCGAAAAGGAACCGCTTCGTCAATTGTGCCGTTTAAGTCGATTTGCCAATACGCATGTTAAGACATCTGCTTTTTATGCACTCGGCAAAAAGACGGCTCCCTACGATGATCTCATTCCGATGATCAAGCAGGTCTACGACAGCTATGGTCCGGAACGTTTGATGTGGGCAAGCGATTGTCCGTTTCAAGTAGCCGATCCCCATGAATACGAAGCCTCGATTGCTCTGATTCGTGATCGTATCGATTTCCTTAGCGAAGAAGACAAACAGTGGATGCTAAAGAAGACTGCCGAAAAAATGTTCTTCTAG
- a CDS encoding threonine ammonia-lyase: MPSFSVASISDVLDAEKVIRQHLSPVPLIRSYALEKELGLEPGRRVWIKDYGWTPVGSFKLLGAVNWMARNLDRIADRPVAAHSSGNFASGLAFAGHVYGKRVIIVMPEDAPKIKFERTGSFGAEIRTYDKTTDHETGERDRLTREIAENENAVQASPYDDNHVIAGNGVGGLEIVQQLKQQDRDVSHFVCAVSGGGLMAGHALAIRDGFPDARIIAVEPSEADDFRRSLEAGERLRVDHPLSICDGLLSYDVGEHNWPILRDLVDQAVTVDDQQTKQAMRWLDEKHGVRTEPSGAITTAALLAQTVDLSGTGDVVVVLSGRNVDPDAFQNWIQ; this comes from the coding sequence ATGCCTAGCTTCTCGGTCGCTTCAATTTCGGATGTCTTGGACGCAGAAAAGGTCATCCGTCAGCACCTGTCGCCGGTACCGCTGATTCGTTCCTATGCGCTGGAGAAAGAACTAGGGCTTGAGCCTGGCCGCCGCGTCTGGATTAAGGATTACGGCTGGACGCCTGTCGGTTCGTTCAAGTTGTTAGGTGCCGTGAATTGGATGGCGAGGAACCTTGACCGAATTGCAGATCGCCCTGTTGCGGCACACTCATCAGGAAACTTCGCTTCCGGACTTGCCTTCGCAGGGCACGTGTATGGGAAGCGAGTGATTATCGTGATGCCGGAGGATGCACCGAAAATTAAATTCGAACGGACCGGATCTTTTGGTGCAGAAATACGCACCTACGACAAAACGACCGACCATGAAACGGGCGAACGAGATCGTTTGACTCGAGAGATTGCAGAAAACGAAAACGCCGTACAGGCTTCCCCTTATGACGACAATCATGTGATTGCAGGAAACGGGGTCGGAGGTCTGGAAATCGTGCAACAACTAAAGCAGCAAGACCGAGATGTATCGCACTTCGTCTGTGCTGTTAGTGGTGGAGGCCTGATGGCCGGTCATGCGCTCGCCATCCGTGACGGTTTTCCCGATGCCCGCATTATCGCTGTCGAACCATCCGAAGCGGATGATTTCCGCCGCTCGCTAGAGGCCGGAGAACGTTTGCGGGTCGATCATCCACTTAGCATCTGCGACGGATTGTTGTCGTACGATGTCGGCGAGCACAATTGGCCTATCCTGCGAGACCTTGTCGACCAAGCGGTCACCGTTGACGATCAGCAGACCAAGCAAGCGATGCGGTGGCTGGACGAAAAGCACGGCGTACGCACCGAACCGTCGGGGGCGATTACGACGGCGGCCTTGCTGGCGCAAACGGTGGATCTTTCAGGGACGGGGGATGTGGTTGTTGTGTTAAGTGGACGCAACGTCGACCCCGATGCATTTCAGAACTGGATCCAGTAA
- a CDS encoding alkaline phosphatase D family protein — protein MTHFQPNAKQIRAALRDQGGLNRRLLLAYSASLASLPLLGRTSWADPSPKFSEDPFTLGIASGDPNSTGMVLWTKLAPQPMQPFGGMPANAVEVRWEIASDESMNKVVASGTTVATPQLGHSVHVEVDGLSPDHWYWYRFTAGDAVSPIGRTRTMPAMETLPEKLQFAFASCQNYEQGLFTAYEQMAEDELDLVFHLGDYIYEYEAGRNGKVRTHHGKEIESLEDYRIRHNQYRGDAQLQAMHARCPWLVTWDDHEFDNNCAADISEQKGIDVADFLIRRANAYQAYYEMMPLRTTCLPQGPEMQLYRTASFGRLANFQILDTRQYRSDQPNNDRRSPLNEAASAKTNTLLGDKQKNWLGKSLLQSEATWNVLAQQVMMGMVGFQGKSEAQEYSMDQWPGYNAERRQLLQFLTDRRVANPIVLTGDIHCNWVNNLRLDDQRPETPVLATEFVGTSISSGGNGAAKPKDHDWLRSHNPGIQFYNRERGYVRCTLTPENWVSDYVVVDDVLKPGGTSQTRASFVVESGRPGAFSA, from the coding sequence ATGACTCATTTTCAACCGAACGCAAAACAAATTCGCGCAGCCCTTCGTGATCAAGGTGGTCTGAATCGCCGCCTGCTGCTTGCTTACAGTGCCTCACTTGCTTCATTGCCATTGCTGGGACGAACCTCGTGGGCGGATCCCAGTCCGAAATTTAGCGAAGACCCATTCACGCTTGGCATCGCGTCCGGGGATCCAAACAGCACCGGCATGGTGTTGTGGACGAAACTAGCTCCTCAACCCATGCAGCCGTTTGGCGGAATGCCCGCGAACGCGGTAGAGGTTCGCTGGGAAATCGCGTCCGACGAATCCATGAACAAAGTGGTCGCCTCGGGCACCACGGTAGCGACGCCGCAACTGGGGCATTCGGTGCATGTCGAGGTCGATGGCTTGAGTCCCGATCATTGGTATTGGTATCGCTTCACTGCGGGAGACGCTGTCAGTCCAATCGGACGGACTCGGACCATGCCGGCGATGGAAACCCTCCCTGAAAAACTACAGTTTGCGTTCGCTTCCTGTCAGAACTACGAACAAGGATTATTCACCGCCTACGAGCAAATGGCAGAAGACGAACTGGATTTGGTTTTCCACCTAGGAGATTACATCTACGAGTACGAAGCAGGACGCAACGGCAAAGTGCGGACGCACCACGGGAAAGAAATTGAATCGCTGGAAGACTACCGTATCCGGCATAATCAATATCGGGGGGATGCCCAACTGCAAGCCATGCATGCCCGTTGCCCATGGTTGGTGACATGGGATGATCACGAATTCGACAACAACTGTGCCGCTGACATCAGTGAACAGAAAGGGATCGACGTCGCTGATTTTCTGATTCGACGCGCCAATGCATATCAGGCGTACTACGAGATGATGCCGCTGCGAACGACTTGTTTGCCGCAAGGTCCCGAGATGCAGCTATACCGAACGGCCTCATTCGGCCGCTTGGCAAATTTCCAGATCCTCGACACCCGTCAATACCGTTCGGATCAACCCAACAACGACCGACGCTCTCCGCTGAATGAAGCTGCCTCGGCGAAAACCAACACGCTGTTGGGAGACAAACAAAAGAACTGGCTGGGCAAATCCCTGCTGCAATCCGAAGCGACCTGGAATGTGCTGGCTCAGCAAGTAATGATGGGGATGGTCGGATTCCAAGGCAAAAGCGAAGCTCAAGAATATTCGATGGACCAGTGGCCTGGATACAACGCGGAACGTCGCCAGTTACTTCAATTCCTCACCGATCGCCGCGTTGCCAATCCGATTGTTTTAACAGGTGACATTCACTGCAATTGGGTGAATAACCTACGACTGGACGACCAGCGTCCAGAAACGCCCGTACTGGCAACAGAATTTGTTGGGACATCGATTTCCAGCGGCGGAAATGGCGCAGCGAAGCCGAAGGATCACGATTGGTTACGATCCCACAACCCGGGGATCCAGTTCTACAATCGCGAACGCGGTTACGTGCGGTGTACTTTGACACCTGAAAACTGGGTTAGCGATTACGTTGTCGTTGACGACGTGTTAAAGCCTGGTGGAACGTCGCAAACGCGAGCAAGTTTTGTCGTTGAATCCGGTCGTCCAGGCGCGTTTTCAGCTTAA
- a CDS encoding nucleotide disphospho-sugar-binding domain-containing protein: MAHYACLCPEVPGHLNPTLAIGWQLRERGHKVTFVGVRDAQRAVNAAGLEYHPLGETAFPTGTIPQLASRLGRLEGFAAVRCTLNHAQDFSSVILQELPAILKRLQVDGLIIDQLRHADIAVAQSMQIPFVTICNALTFHREPNVPPPAFHWNYRSDWLGRIRNQMGWRGIDFLSRPALKLINQHRRQWKQPPCRSLTQLDSPLAQLCQLPESFDFPRQALAPWFHYVGSWTQEQSRASVPFPYERLNDQPLIYASMGTLQNRLFGTFRNLIEACQGLDAQLVVSLGSSDPSTLPDLPPGPIIVPHAPQLQLLKRAAMTITHAGMNTTSESLAQGVPMVALPVTNDQPGVAARIEHSGVGKMMIPRKRQVSDLRRAFSDVLSNPKYRQRAAQIQEDILTNGGASRAAEIVERALSTNQPVIREGQTNLGS, from the coding sequence ATGGCTCACTATGCCTGCCTCTGCCCCGAAGTTCCCGGCCATTTAAATCCGACCCTGGCGATTGGGTGGCAGCTTCGCGAACGGGGGCACAAGGTAACCTTTGTGGGGGTGAGGGACGCTCAGCGTGCCGTCAACGCGGCAGGACTGGAGTACCATCCACTCGGCGAAACCGCTTTCCCCACGGGCACGATCCCTCAGCTTGCCTCTCGATTGGGAAGATTGGAAGGATTTGCGGCGGTCCGGTGCACGCTTAACCATGCACAAGATTTTTCGTCGGTGATCCTGCAAGAACTGCCGGCCATCTTAAAACGCCTGCAGGTCGACGGTTTGATTATCGATCAACTTCGTCATGCAGATATCGCCGTTGCCCAGTCGATGCAGATTCCTTTCGTGACGATTTGTAACGCGTTGACGTTCCATCGTGAACCGAACGTCCCGCCTCCTGCTTTTCACTGGAACTACCGCTCCGATTGGCTGGGTCGAATTCGCAATCAAATGGGTTGGCGGGGTATCGATTTTCTTAGCCGTCCAGCACTGAAATTGATCAACCAACATCGTCGACAATGGAAGCAGCCCCCCTGTCGCTCGCTCACGCAGTTGGATTCGCCATTGGCACAACTATGCCAACTTCCTGAATCGTTTGATTTCCCTCGGCAAGCGCTCGCTCCTTGGTTCCACTACGTCGGGTCTTGGACGCAGGAACAATCACGGGCGAGCGTGCCGTTTCCGTACGAGCGATTGAACGACCAGCCATTGATCTATGCATCGATGGGGACGTTACAAAATCGCTTGTTTGGGACGTTTCGAAACTTGATCGAAGCATGTCAGGGCTTGGATGCGCAGTTGGTCGTCTCACTCGGATCAAGCGATCCATCGACGTTGCCCGACCTTCCGCCCGGGCCGATCATCGTTCCACATGCACCGCAACTACAACTCCTGAAGCGGGCCGCCATGACCATTACCCATGCGGGGATGAACACCACATCGGAATCGCTCGCCCAAGGAGTACCGATGGTCGCGCTTCCAGTAACCAACGATCAACCTGGCGTTGCCGCAAGGATCGAGCATTCGGGGGTTGGCAAGATGATGATTCCGCGAAAGCGACAGGTGTCCGATCTACGAAGAGCTTTTTCCGACGTTTTGTCCAACCCAAAATATCGCCAACGGGCGGCCCAGATTCAGGAGGATATCCTGACCAACGGTGGTGCCTCTCGAGCAGCGGAAATAGTCGAGCGGGCGTTGTCGACTAACCAGCCAGTCATTCGCGAAGGACAGACCAACCTAGGAAGTTAA
- the lpxB gene encoding lipid-A-disaccharide synthase: protein MSQRLFFSVGEPSGDQHCARLIESLKKEAPCLELRGFGGPEMRRAGCQLDFELTTMAVMGIVEVLPKIREFFHLADQAEAIFARGDVDAVLLADFPGFNWHIAKRAKKYGLPVYYYLPPQLWAWAPWRIKKMRRTVDKVLSVLPFEANWYRQRNVDAEYVGHPFFDAVAESKLDKAVLADCQRQIDSGRRLVAILPGSRQHEVTRNWPVMLDAIRQLAATYPDVRFLVAAFRDKQCLWCRDQLTAEDRNLPIDFFVGKTSEVIEVSECAMMVSGSVSLEMMARKTPAAVIYRVGRVFYATAKMMVNIPYMTLPNIIANEMVYPEMGSCGSPQATVDFLVQHVTRMLSDTEYRTELSLKLDNLHREVGQPGATTKAAVKIAQLMAGPSSYAKVA, encoded by the coding sequence ATGTCGCAACGGCTGTTCTTTTCCGTGGGAGAGCCCAGTGGTGATCAGCATTGTGCGCGATTGATCGAATCCTTGAAGAAGGAGGCCCCATGCTTGGAATTGCGAGGCTTTGGGGGCCCGGAGATGCGTCGAGCGGGCTGTCAGCTGGATTTCGAGCTGACAACGATGGCGGTCATGGGAATCGTTGAAGTTCTGCCAAAAATTCGCGAATTCTTCCACTTGGCTGATCAAGCCGAAGCCATCTTTGCTAGAGGGGATGTCGACGCTGTATTGCTAGCCGATTTTCCGGGGTTCAATTGGCACATCGCCAAACGAGCCAAAAAGTACGGCTTGCCGGTCTATTATTACCTTCCGCCTCAGTTGTGGGCGTGGGCACCGTGGCGAATCAAGAAGATGCGCCGAACGGTCGACAAAGTTCTTTCGGTGCTTCCGTTTGAAGCTAATTGGTATCGCCAGAGGAACGTTGACGCCGAGTATGTCGGGCATCCTTTCTTCGACGCCGTCGCCGAATCAAAATTGGACAAGGCCGTACTAGCCGACTGCCAACGGCAAATCGATTCCGGACGACGGTTGGTCGCGATTCTTCCCGGCTCACGGCAGCACGAAGTGACGCGAAACTGGCCCGTCATGCTGGATGCGATTCGCCAGCTGGCAGCAACCTATCCCGATGTTCGCTTTTTGGTCGCTGCGTTTCGCGACAAGCAATGCCTCTGGTGCCGTGACCAGCTGACGGCAGAGGATCGCAACCTGCCGATCGATTTCTTTGTTGGTAAAACCAGCGAAGTCATCGAAGTTTCCGAATGTGCGATGATGGTATCGGGATCGGTCAGTTTAGAAATGATGGCCCGCAAGACTCCGGCGGCGGTCATTTATCGCGTCGGTCGAGTCTTCTACGCGACGGCGAAGATGATGGTGAATATTCCTTACATGACGCTTCCGAATATCATCGCTAACGAGATGGTCTATCCGGAGATGGGGTCTTGTGGATCGCCACAAGCGACGGTTGATTTCCTCGTCCAGCATGTCACACGGATGCTTTCCGATACGGAATACCGCACGGAGCTCTCACTGAAATTAGACAATTTGCATCGAGAGGTTGGTCAGCCGGGGGCAACAACCAAAGCGGCCGTCAAGATCGCTCAGTTGATGGCCGGCCCCTCCAGCTATGCGAAGGTGGCGTAA